One Cryptomeria japonica chromosome 9, Sugi_1.0, whole genome shotgun sequence genomic window carries:
- the LOC131077859 gene encoding uncharacterized protein LOC131077859, translated as MEKENKIRVILVGMDESEEGIHALLWTLCHLCTEKDRLIIIHAQPTASSKAKGLALYSLVSFVALDTLKIFEEDIKRSTRKLFATAMEKCTEKHVVPETRAVNGDAKGVLCNAMKDYNADVLVLGSHGNRPIKRLLFGSVSEHCVRHAHCPVIVVKNQKSRAH; from the exons ATGGAAAAAGAAAACAAGATAAGGGTGATACTGGTAGGCATGGATGAGAGTGAGGAGGGTATCCATGCTCTTCTATGGACTCTCTGTCACCTCTGTACTGAGAAAGATAGGTTGATTATCATCCATGCTCAGCCCACTGCATCTTCCAAGGCCAAAGGTCTGGCCCTAT ATTCACTTGTGTCATTCGTGGCATTAGACACATTAAAGATATTTGAAGAGGATATTAAGAGGTCTACGAGGAAGCTTTTTGCCACAGCAATGGAAAAATGCACAGAAAAACAT GTGGTTCCAGAGACAAGGGCGGTGAATGGAGATGCCAAGGGTGTCCTCTGCAATGCCATGAAGGACTACAATGCTGATGTGCTAGTGTTGGGAAGTCATGGAAATAGACCTATTAAGAG GTTACTTTTTGGCAGTGTAAGTGAGCATTGTGTTCGGCATGCACATTGCCCTGTTATTGTTGTCAAGAACCAGAAAAGCAGAGCTCATTGA